The following DNA comes from Kitasatospora sp. NBC_01287.
GGCCACACCGCACAGGGTGTCCACGATGGACACCTCGGACTTCACGGACGGGTCGAAGTCCATGGTCACGCGAAGCGCGTAGCCGTTGTCCGTGGCGGAGACGGAGCGGGCTCCGCCCTGGACCTCGGAGGGGGCGCGCACAGCGAGGGCGTAGGCGGTCTTGTGGAAGGCCACCGCGCCGTCCAGGTACGGGGAGACGACCACGCGGAAGCCGAACAGCTCGCCCATGGTCGCGTTGCGCAGCGCGCGGGGGTCGCCCGCCTCGTTGACCTTCTGGAGCTGTTCGACGTCCAGCAGGATGTTCTGCACGTCCGGGCCGATGGCCAGGAAGCGATCGGCGGCGGGGATCTCGCGGCGGGTGAAGTCGGCGGCAGCGGCGGTGAGCATCTTCACGACGTGACCGGCCTCGCCGTACTTGGCGTCCGCCTTGATCACCCGGGCTCCGGTGGTCTTGCTCGCGGCGTTGAGCAGCGCTGCGGCGGCCTTCTCGACGTAGGTCGAGACGGCGTCCATCTGCGGCTTGAGGACCTGCTCCCCGAAGCTCTCGATGCTGAGGGTCATGTCCTTGGTGGTGAACGCTGCGGCGTCGGTGGGCTCGTCGGTGAGCTTCACCAGCACGTGGCCTTCCTCCACCTTGGTGTAGACGGTGGTGCCGTTGAAGTTCTGCGCGATGCGGCGCTTGGGGGTCCGCACTCGCACCACGTCGCCCCGCCCACCGGTGAACGCTGCCTCGGCGTCGCGCATCACGCACTCGCCGAGTACGGAGTTGGAGCGCATCAGGGCCAGGCTCACGCCGACCACGTCGTTGATCTCGAAGGTGTTGTTGCTGGGCATCGTGGCGCCTTTCCTAGAGGCCCCGCCACGGCGGCGGGAACGGAGAAGCCCCGGCCATCTGCGTCACGGGGCTGGGGAGTTCGGGTGTCGGGGTGGTCAGCCGGCCGAAGCTGCGGGAAGCCCGTCGAACAGGTCGGCGGCGGTCGGCGGGCGGTAGCCGTCGGGGGCGCGGAACAGCCGCGCGTCACCGCTCATGAAGTACTGGTCCCCCGCGCGACGCAGGCGCAGCAGGGTGGAGAGGAACATGAACTCGGCGTCCGGGTTGGCCTCCCACGCTTCGTGGTTGACCACGTCGCGGTAGGTCAGTCCGAGCGCGTTGCACCACGTGAGGTAGTGGGCGGGGGTCGGGGTCTTGTCCTCGGCCTCCCAGGCGTAGACGGTGGCGACGTGGACGCCGACGCGGTCGGCGACCTCGGCTACGGACAGGTCCAGGGCCTTGCGGCGGGCGGAGAGTGAGAAGGGGTGGATCACGGCTGGGGGTCCTTCATTCGGTCGGGTGACGGGGTTCATGATCACCAGGGGGTTCGGGGTGAAACGGCACGCTGGCAGGCTCGTCTGCCCCGAATCTGGTGATCATGGTCCGGGGTCGGGAGACGGCTCGGGCCGCTGCGGCAAGGGGCTCGGCGGGGTCGGGGCGGGGTGCGGCCCCCTCCCTGGACTCAGAGGGTCGGGGGGTTTGCGCACGTCACGACATCCCCCCGAATCTGAGGTGGGGTCAGGCGTTCGCGGGGTGAGATCCACTCGGTCAGCAGCATGTCGCCCTTGTCGGTGTTGCAGTCCCGGCAGGCCCAGCGGAGATTGGCGATCTCCGTGCGCCCGCCGCGCGCCACCGGCACGACGTGGTCCAGGACTTCGCCCGGCGTGGCCAGTGCGGGCGGGCAGTACGCGCAGCGGTCGCCGTGGCGCTCGGACACCTTCCGGCGGATCGACTCTCGGCGGTCCTTGAGGCGGCGGCGCTGCTCGGCCTGGCAGGCTTGGCAGACGCCGTCCGGGAACTGCATCACCTCCTTGCGGAAGCGGCAGCGTCGGCATGGGCGGGGCTTCTCGCCTTGATCTCTACCGGCCTGCCGGGCCTTGCGGCGGGCGTGCTCGGCCGCGCGGGAGCACTTCTCGGAGCAGTAGCGCCTGCGGGGGTCCGCCAGCGCGTCCACGACGCCCGTGCACCGGGGGTTGTGGCATGGCCGGGGGCCCTGTGCGGTGCGCTCCAGTAGTTCGGCGCGGCGGGCGTCCTCACGGCGGCGCGCCCTGCGGTCGGCCGCGCACCGTTCGCAGTAGGTGACCTGCCCGGCGAGGGCGGGCCGCCTGCCCGACGGCTCGCCGCACTCACCGCACAGCGCGGGGTCCGCAAGCTCTCTCAGCGCCGCGCGCTGGGACTCCTGTGCCAGGGCGAACGCCCTGCGGCAGCGGTCGTCCGCACAGACCGCCTGCGGGCCGTCCCGGGCCCGGGGCCGCACCCCGCACACCCGGCACCGAGCCGTGATGGTCTCCATGTCCGGCACTCCTCCCCCCGACGAAACGCGGTGATCATGAACAGGTGCAGGCGCAACCGCCCCTCTCGCCTGCGGGCGAATCCCGAGGCAAAAGCAAGAGACCCCGGCACACGGCCGGGGTCTCTCACAGATGCAGCCAAAGGCACCGCGCGCCTGCATCTCTGCACATATGTTCAGGCAGTCCGGTTAAGAGCGTTGTGGTGAACCGTGCGGCGTTCGAGGTTTGCAGGTGGGGAGGGTGAGCGTTCGCACGCAGGTGCCCGTGACCGCTTGGGCGTGAAGCAACGGGCCCCTTGGTAGAGAGCTGGTTGTCGAGACCGCTTTCGCCCGAGGAGGCCCGTTGCCCAACCAGTTCAGCACTCCCGGTGCCGGCGAGTCCACTGCGCTCACTCCGGGGTGTGACTGCTACGTGCACCTGTACGGGGCGATCGGGGAGGGGCACCGCGCGCCGCGCTACGACAGCGACATGACGGACGCCGAATGGGCGGTGATCCGCGGCGCGATGCCGATGCCCGCCTGGCTGGAGGGGAAGGGCGGACGCCCTGAGGCGCACTGCCACCGGGGGGTGATCGACGCGGTGCGCTATCTGGTCGACAATGGCGTCAAGTGGCGCAATCTACCTGCGGACTACCCCTTCTGGCGGGCGGTGTACGACTTCTTCCGCCGCTGGCGCCGCCACGGCTACATCCGCGAGCTCTACCAGCGCTTGCGCCGCACCGAGCGCAAGAAGCAGGGCAAGGCGACGGAGCCGAGCGCGGGCATCATCGACTCTCAGTCCGTGGACGGCTCGGAGACCTGTCCGGCCACCTCACGCGGCTTCGACGGCGGCAAGCTGCGCGACGGGCGCAAGCGCCACGTCCTGACCGACACCGGCGGACTGCTGCTGGAGGTCACCGTCACCGCGGCCAACGTGCACGACTCCAAGGCCGCCCCGGAGTTGCTCGAGGCATTCATGGCCGAGCCCGGACGGCTGCTCGAACTCGTGTGGACGGACTCCGCCTACCAGGGCCAGGAACTGGCCGACGCCTTCGCCGCGCACGGGGTGAGAGTGGAGGTGGTCAAGCGCACCGACGGAACCAAGGGGTTCAGGGTACTGGCGCGCAGGTGGGTGGTGGAGCGCACGCTCGGCTGGCTCTCGCGCTCGCGGCGCCTGAACCGCGACCACGAGCGCCGCGACGACCACCACGTGCAGATGGTGTGGTGGGCCGCCTCGATCACCCTCGGCCGGCGGATGGCCCGCCAGCGCCTGCACTGGCCCGAGTTCCGCCCGCACCGGCTCCCCGCGCCGGGCCCGGCGCGGGGATGAACAACCCGCCCGGCACCCGCCCCAGCCAGCCCCTGGCCTGCAGCGCATAGGCCCGGTGACGGACCTTCTCGATCTCCTTCAGCCGCTCTGCGTCCCGCCCCAGCGCGACAGTCAACGCCTTGACCGCCACCGGGGCACCCGCACCCGCGACCACATCGAAGACCTGCCGATAGGCCCCGGCCAGCACCTCCACGCCCAGGCCCGGCTGCCACGCAGGCGGCCGCGGATCGTAACCCGTCCGCAGGACCGAAGGCACCGCGGGCACTGCCGGCTCCGGCACGCCGTCCCCCGCCTCGTGCGGCGGCTGCGGCGGCACTTGCGGTGCCGTCACCGGCGCCAGCGCGCGAGCGGTGGGCGTCACCGCAGTCAGCGGCTGCACCATCACGGCCTCGGCCTCCTCCGCCAGCGCACGCAGCACCTCCTCCCGGCCGATCCGCGCACACTCCAACCGCTCCTGATGGACAGCCACCTGCTCCTGGGCCTCGCGCAGCAGCTCCTGCCAGGCATCCAACTCTTCCCGGGCCCGCGCCTCACGACGCTCCAGCAACGCAATCACCGACGGCACGAACGACACCTCCACCACCGACCCAACCAACCGTCAGCTGGCTGCCCTGAAGAAGCCATCCACACACCACCGTGCTGAGGAAACCGCAGCTCATCGAGCTACAGAGCGGTTCACCACAACGCTCTAACGCCGTCCCGTCTTCTCATGACAGAGAACGTCTCCACACATATTGAGCCGGGGCGGTTAACAAGCGTCAGGGTCGCGCGTGCCCTCCTCCTTCTACTCCCACCCTCGCGGCTTCTGCCACACCATCTCCAGCAGGTCCGCCGATAACCGCGCATCCTGTGGAAGCCCTACAAGCCCTGGAGCACACAGCCGCTCAATCCCGGGCCGCCACCCCAGCCGCCGGCTGGGAGGTTTCCTACAACGACAGCGGGCCGCCCGCCGGAGTCGGCAGACGGCCTGTCGGGCACCCCTCAGGCGGCAGCCAGTTCGGCCCACTTGATCGACACGCGCTTGTGGCCGTCGAACCCCCGGACACCCCGGACACCCTTGGTGATCACCACACGGTCAATGGCCAGCCGGAGCAGGTCCCGCCGAAGCGGCAAGTCGGCAGCCTCCCACGCCTCCCGCGCCCACCGGTGCTCCAGCAGGAACCCGATCTCCAGCGGCCCGCCGCCCGAAAGCTCCGTAACCCGCTCCTGCGCTGTGACCAACCGGGCCTCGGCCTCGGCAACCAGTCGGGGGAGGTGCTTCCCCATCGCGCCGCTGTAGAGCCCCGCTGCGTGCGCTTCCGCGAGCCGCTGTACGCCCGCCTCGGCGGCTTTCAACGCGCCTCTGGCCTCGTCCAGCTCCCGCGTCTCATCCGGGTGCTGGTGAGCCGCCCAGCGTTGCGCCACGACGGCCAGCAACTCCAGGTCATCCGGGTTCTCCGCCCTCTCTGTCAGCCTTGGGTGAGACGTCCCGCTTTGTCGGGTTAGCCTGAGAGGGCCCGAGTAGGAGTTCCATCCCTGATGACCAGCACCAATCCGTCCGCTGCCGACCCGGCTCCCAGGCCGAAGCGCCGCACGTTCAGTCCCGAGTACAAGCTGCGGATCGTCGCCGAGTACGACGCCGCGCCCAAGAACGAGAAGGGTGCGGTTCTGCGCCGCGAGCGCCTGTACCACTCGCACGTCACCGAGTGGCGGGCCGCGCGCGATGCCGGGGCCCTGGAGAACCTGGTCGACCACCGCACCAGCCCGGCCCGCCCGAAGAAGTCCGCCACCGAGGTCGAGAACGAGAAGCTGCGCCGGCAGGTGGAACGGCTGGAGAGGGAGCTCGCCCGGAACAAGGCAGCGTTGGAGGTCCTGGGAAAAGCGTCGGCGCTCTTGGAAATGATCTCCGAGAGCGCGGACTGAAGCACGCCGCGGACCCCGTCGTGGACGAGGCGTTCACCGCCGTCGAACACGAGCTCGGCACCACGGCCGCATGCCGGCTGACCGGCCGCTCCCGGGCCACCCACTACCGCAGGCTTCAGCCGACGCCCGCACGCAAGCCCAGGTCGCCCCAGGTCCAGCCATCGGCCCTGACAGCCGAAGAGCGCACTGCGGTACTGGAGTTGATGAACAGCCCCGAGTACGCCGAACTGGCGCCCGCGCAGATCTGGGCCCGTGAGCTGGACACCGGGCGCTACCACTGCTCGGTCTCCACGATGTACCGGATCCTGCGTGAGCGGGGGCAGTCCGGTGAGCGCCGCCGCCAGGCCACCCACCCGGCCAAGACGGTGCCCGAACTGGTCGCCGACGGCCCCTCCCAGGTGTTCACCTGGGACATCACCAAAGCTGCCGGCCCCAGGAAGGGCATCTGGTACCACGCCTACGTGATCATCGACATCTTCAGCCGCTACATCGTCGGCCACACCGTCGAACTGGCCGAATCAGCCGAGCGGGCGGAGGAGTTGATCCGCGAGACCATCGCGCGCAACGGCATCGTCCCCGAGACCGTGCACGCCGACCGGGGCACCTCGATGACCTCCAAGAAGGTCTCCCAGCTGCTGATCGACCTCGGCGTCACCCGGAGTCACTCGCGTCCGAAGGTCTCCAACGACAACCCTTACAGCGAGGCCCAGTTCAAGACCACCAAGTACATGTCCGACTACCCCGAGCGGTTCGACTCCCTGGCCCATGCCCGCGAATGGTTCGACGCCTTCATCTCGTACTACAACCACGAGCACAGGCACTCGGGTATCGGACTTCACACGCCCGCCAGCGTCCACTTCGGCACGGCGGAGGAGATCCGCGACCAGCGGTCCGTCACCCTCGCCGAGGCCTACGCGCGCCACCCCGAACGCTTCGGCCGCCGTCCCAGACCACCCGAGATCCCGAAGACGGCATGGATCAACGACCCCGCCAAGCGCAGGGAACCCGCACCACAAACCTCATAACGTCACGACCGTCTCACTGGACTTGAAATCTTCCGCCGGGTCCGCCGTGGTCAGCCGGGCGAGCCACATCCGAGTGACGAACTCCTCCAGCGGCGGGCGGCTCACTGACACCGGGGCTGGGCAAAGCTTGCCCTGCGTATGCCAGGAACAGACGTGACTGCGGCCGGTGGACGGCGCAGCCCCGCCACAACCGCCGCACTCGGCAAGGTCAGTGAGCAGATGCCGCGCGGTCCCCTGCTTCGCGCCCTGCCCACGGATCGGCATCACGTGGCCTGCCAGCGCCCGGCGCGCCCGATCGGCGAGGTCCTGCGAGACCAGCTCAACACCCTCGGCCACCACCGACACCCGGTCCCCGGCCGCGTCGCGGTATTCGACCGCGTGGCCCGGCACACCCTTGCGGTTCGTCACCTGCCATCCCTGATAGGCGGGGTTGTAGATGATCCGGTGGATGGACGACACCGACCACTGACCACCGCGCGCGGGCCGACTCGCCCATGTGTCAGCGGCGTTCATCTCCCGCGCCGTCGCCCGACCAGACTTGCCGTCGGCGATGGTCTCGAACAGCCTCAGGACCGTCGCCCAGAGATCAGCCTGCCCCGGCTTGAGCTTTCGCGTCTTCGGGTCCACGTCGAGCCCGTACGGTGCCTGCCCCAACCACTTGCCAGCGTTGCGCTGTGTGGCCTTCGTGTCCCGGACGTTGTAGCTCAGCCGGTCGGAATACTCGCGGGCCTGCTCGGCAGAGTCGATGATCCTCCGCCGATCGCGGGGCTCGGCGGAGTCCAGCCGCTCATAGTCGAAGATCAGCCGCTTACCGGCGTCCAGAATCGGCACCACGTCCCCGGCACCCTTCCGGGACCACCGGTCCATGGCGTAGCACCACAGGGCAGGAACGTCGTCCGCTCGCAGCGCCGACAGGGCCTTGTCGAACTCCGGCCGCTTGATGTCCGACCACGCCGACAGGTTGTCCACCCACACCCGCCGGACCGTGTACCCGTGGTCATCCGCCCAGCGGCGACCCCGATCCTCCTGTGCCTGCACGGACAGCAGGTCGCGGGCTTCGCGCTCCCGAACGACCTTGGACTTCCGTAGGTACAGGTCGATTTCCTCGGCCATGCTCTCAGTCTCCGCGCGTCGCTGGATCCCCGCACGTCAGAGGAGGTGCGGGGGTGTTCCAGCAACCGAGGCCGCCGATCTGGGCACCGAGATCTGCGCCTACGGCACGGCGGTGGTGATCAGCCCGGTCGCCTGAGAACGAGGCTCGCCCCGGCCCCCGACCCCCGGCCCCGGGCAACCCGGGGACCGGTCCCGCCAGCCGACCGCTCAGGCGACTGCTCAGGCGACCGCTCAGGCGTCGTAGTCGACCGTCACCTTGTCCGACACCGGCCGGGCCTGGCAGGTGAGCACGTAGCCCGCGGCCAGCTCCTTCTCCTCCAGGGCGAAGTTGCGGCGCATCACCACCTCGCCCTCGGTGACCTGGGCGCGGCAGGTGCCGCAGACCCCGCCCTTGCAGGCGAACGGCAGGTCGGGGCGCGAGTGCTGGGCACCGTCGAGAACGCTGCGGTCGCGCGGCAGGCGCAGGGTGCTGCGGCGGCCGTCGAGGACCACGGTGACCTCGCTGGCCCCCTCGGCGCCGAGCTCCTCCTCCGCGCGCTCGGCGACCGGCTCGTCCTCGGCGTGGAACAGCTCCTGGTGCACCGCCTGCGGCGCGACGCCGAGTGAGCCCAGCAGCTCACGGGCCTCGGTGACCATCCCGTAGGGGCCGCAGAGCCACCAGTGCCCGACCGCCGGCACGTCCACCAGCGCGGTCAGCAGCGCCTTGACCCGGTCGGTGTCCAGTCGACCGCTGAGCAGCTCGGCGTCCCTGGCCTCCCGGGAGAGCACGTGGACCAGCTCGAAGCGGTCCAGGTACCGGTCCTTCAGGTCGGCCAGCTCGTCGGCGAACATCACGGTGTCGCTGCGCCGGTTGCCGTAGAGCAGGGTGACCGCAGCCTCGGGGTGGGCGGCCAGCACGGTGGCGGCGATGGAGACCATGGGCGTGATGCCGGAGCCGGCGGCGACCAGCACGTGCCGGGCCGGCACGCTCAGATCGGCGGTGAACGCGCCGCTGGGCGGCAGCACCTCCACGGGGTCCCCGACGGCCGCCCGGCGCACCAGCCACTCCGAGAAGAGCCCGCCGGGCACCTCGCGCACCGCGATCCGCAGCGCTCCGCCGACCGGCGAGCAGATCGAGTACGAGCGCCGCTCGTCCGCCTCCGCGCTGACCTGGCGCAGCGTCAGCGTCTGCCCGGCCCGGAAGGCGAAGTCCTCGGCCAGCTCGGCCGGCACCTCGAAGGTGACGGCCACCGCGTCGTCGCAGAGCCGTTCCAGGACGGCGATCCGCAGGGGGTGGAACTGCGCACGGCGGGGCGCCATCAGATCTCCTTCATGCGTTCGAACGGCTCTCGGCAGGCCCGGCAGCGCCAGAGCGCCTTGCAGGCGGTGGAGCCGAACCGGGACAGCTCCTCGGTGTCGGCCGAGCCGCACTGCGGGCAGTCGACGATGAGCCGGGTGCGGCCCAGTTGCAGCAGGCCCGCCGAGGGCGGGGCGATCCCGGCGGCGGCGAGCTTGTCCCGGCCCGCCGCCGTGATCAGGTCGGTGCTCCACGGCGGGTCGAGCCGCAGCCGCACCCGCACCTCGGCGAAGCCGGCCGCGCGCAGCCGCCGGTCCACGTCGGCGGCCATCTCGGCGACGGCCGGGCAGCCGGAGTAGGTCGGGGTGAGCCAGACCGTCACCGCCTCCCCTGCCTCTCCCTCCCCGGTCTGCTCGACGCCGGCCAGCACGCCCAGGTCCGCCAGGGTGAGCATGGGCAGCTCGGGGTCCGGCACGGCGCCCGCGATCTCGGCGGCGTTCGCGGTCCCGGCGGCGTTCGCGGCTGCCAGGGTGCTCACCATGTCGCACCCGGGTGCTCGCGGGCCACGCACTGCAGCTCGGCCAGCAGCAGCCCGAGCGCCTCGGTGTGCACGCCCTCGCGGCCGGCCCGGCCGCCGATCCGGGCCAGCGGACCGACCGCCGGCACGATCAGCCCGGCCTCGGCCAGCACCTCGGCCAGTTCGGCCAGCACCGCCTCGCGCAGCTCGGCGGGATCGAGCCCGAGCCGCAGCTCCACCTCGTGCGCGGTGAACAGCTCGTCCAGCAACGGCCAGAGCGCGTCGAGACCGGCCTGCATCCGCTGGGCCGAGTACTCGGTGCCGCCGCCCAGGCGCAGCGTCCAGGCCCGTGCGTACTCCTGGTGGTAGGCAAGCTCCTTGACGCCGCGGGCGGCCACCGCCGCGAGCACCGGGTCGGGCCCCTGGGCGACCCGCAGGTAGAGGGCGCGGCGGGCGGTGGCGAAGAGCAGCAGGCGGGCGACGCAGTGCGCGAAGTCGCCGTTCTCCAGCTCCACCAGGCGCACGTTGCGGAACTCGTGCTCGGCGCGCCAGTAGGCGAAGTCGTCCTCGGTGCGGCCGGTGCCGTCCGCCTGGCCGGCCCGGGTGAGCAGCAGGCGGGCCTGGCCGAGCAGGTCGAGGCCGAGGTTGGCCAGCGCCACCTCCTCCTCCAGCTCGGGCGCCCGGGTGCACCACTCGATCAGCCGCTGGGCCAGGATCAGCGCGTCGTCGCCGAGCAGCTGGCAGTAGAGCGCGAGGTCGGCCCCGTCCAGCTGCGGCGGCACGGCGGTGTCGACGCCGAGCAGCGGATCGGCGAAGCCGGTGCCGTAGGCCCAACGGGCCTCGGCCTCGTGGTCACCCTCGGCAAGCGTCAGGTAGACGTGATCGTCCGTCATCGGGTCCCCCGATCAGATGTGCGGGACATCCTCGGGGATGTCGTAGAAGGTGGGGTGGCGGTAAACCTTGTCGCCGCTGGGCTCGAAGAACGGGTCGCGCTCGTCGGGCGTGGAGGCGGTGATGGCGTCCGAGCGGACCACCCAGAGGCTGACCCCCTCGTTGCGCCGGGTGTAGAGGTCGCGGGCGGCCAGCAGCGCCATCCGGTCGTCGGGGGCGTGCAGCGAACCGACGTGGACGTGGTTCAGGCCACGCCGCGGCCGGACGAAGACCTCGTAGAGCGGCCAGCTGTGGTCAGACATCGGACTCCTCCTGCTCCGCCGCGTGGGCGGTCCTCTGCTTCGCCGCGTAGGCGGTCGCGGCCTCGCGGACCCAGGCGCCGTCCTCGTGGGCGGCGCGGCGGCGGTCGACCCGCTCGGCGTTGCACGGGCCCTGGCCCTTGATCACCCGCATCAGCTCGGACCAGTCCGGCTCGCCGAAGTCCCAGCCGCCGCGCTGCTCGTTCCAGCGCAGCTCGGGGTCGGGCAGGGTGACGCCGAGGTGCTCGGCCTGCGGCATCGTCATGTCGACAAAGCGCTGCCGCAGCTCGTCGTTGGTGTGCCGCTTGATCCGCCAGGCCATCGACTGCGCGGTGTTGGGCGAGTCGTCGTCGGGCGGGCCGAACATCATCAGGGACGGCCACCACCAGCGGTCCACCGCGTCCTGGACCATCCGCCGCTGGCCCTCGGTGCCGCGCATCAAGGTCATCAGCAGCTCGTAGCCCTGCCGCTGGTGGAAGGACTCCTCCTTGCAGACCCGCACCATCGCCCGCGCGTACGGACCGTAGCTGCAACGGCAGAGCGGCACCTGGTTGCAGATCGCGGCGCCGTCCACCAGCCAGCCGATCACGCCGACGTCGGCGAAGTTCAGGGTGGGGTAGTTGAAGATCGAGGAGTACTTCTGCCGACCGCTGATCAGCTTCTCGGTCAGCTCCGCGCGGTCCACGCCGAGGGTCTCGGCGGCCGCGTAGAGGTAGAGGCCGTGGCCGGCCTCGTCCTGGGCCTTGGCCAGCAGGATCGCCTTGCGGCGCAGCGAGGGGGCCCTGGTGAGCCAGTTGCCCTCGGGCTGCATGCCGATGATCTCCGAGTGCGCGTGCTGGGCGATCTGGCGGATCAGGGTGGCCCGATAGGCGTCCGGCATCCAGTCGCGC
Coding sequences within:
- a CDS encoding P22 phage major capsid protein family protein, translating into MPSNNTFEINDVVGVSLALMRSNSVLGECVMRDAEAAFTGGRGDVVRVRTPKRRIAQNFNGTTVYTKVEEGHVLVKLTDEPTDAAAFTTKDMTLSIESFGEQVLKPQMDAVSTYVEKAAAALLNAASKTTGARVIKADAKYGEAGHVVKMLTAAAADFTRREIPAADRFLAIGPDVQNILLDVEQLQKVNEAGDPRALRNATMGELFGFRVVVSPYLDGAVAFHKTAYALAVRAPSEVQGGARSVSATDNGYALRVTMDFDPSVKSEVSIVDTLCGVATIDPARAIAFTVTPPKA
- a CDS encoding helix-turn-helix transcriptional regulator, whose protein sequence is MIHPFSLSARRKALDLSVAEVADRVGVHVATVYAWEAEDKTPTPAHYLTWCNALGLTYRDVVNHEAWEANPDAEFMFLSTLLRLRRAGDQYFMSGDARLFRAPDGYRPPTAADLFDGLPAASAG
- a CDS encoding HNH endonuclease produces the protein METITARCRVCGVRPRARDGPQAVCADDRCRRAFALAQESQRAALRELADPALCGECGEPSGRRPALAGQVTYCERCAADRRARRREDARRAELLERTAQGPRPCHNPRCTGVVDALADPRRRYCSEKCSRAAEHARRKARQAGRDQGEKPRPCRRCRFRKEVMQFPDGVCQACQAEQRRRLKDRRESIRRKVSERHGDRCAYCPPALATPGEVLDHVVPVARGGRTEIANLRWACRDCNTDKGDMLLTEWISPRERLTPPQIRGDVVTCANPPTL
- a CDS encoding IS5 family transposase — encoded protein: MPNQFSTPGAGESTALTPGCDCYVHLYGAIGEGHRAPRYDSDMTDAEWAVIRGAMPMPAWLEGKGGRPEAHCHRGVIDAVRYLVDNGVKWRNLPADYPFWRAVYDFFRRWRRHGYIRELYQRLRRTERKKQGKATEPSAGIIDSQSVDGSETCPATSRGFDGGKLRDGRKRHVLTDTGGLLLEVTVTAANVHDSKAAPELLEAFMAEPGRLLELVWTDSAYQGQELADAFAAHGVRVEVVKRTDGTKGFRVLARRWVVERTLGWLSRSRRLNRDHERRDDHHVQMVWWAASITLGRRMARQRLHWPEFRPHRLPAPGPARG
- a CDS encoding IS3 family transposase — encoded protein: MDEAFTAVEHELGTTAACRLTGRSRATHYRRLQPTPARKPRSPQVQPSALTAEERTAVLELMNSPEYAELAPAQIWARELDTGRYHCSVSTMYRILRERGQSGERRRQATHPAKTVPELVADGPSQVFTWDITKAAGPRKGIWYHAYVIIDIFSRYIVGHTVELAESAERAEELIRETIARNGIVPETVHADRGTSMTSKKVSQLLIDLGVTRSHSRPKVSNDNPYSEAQFKTTKYMSDYPERFDSLAHAREWFDAFISYYNHEHRHSGIGLHTPASVHFGTAEEIRDQRSVTLAEAYARHPERFGRRPRPPEIPKTAWINDPAKRREPAPQTS
- a CDS encoding recombinase family protein produces the protein MAEEIDLYLRKSKVVREREARDLLSVQAQEDRGRRWADDHGYTVRRVWVDNLSAWSDIKRPEFDKALSALRADDVPALWCYAMDRWSRKGAGDVVPILDAGKRLIFDYERLDSAEPRDRRRIIDSAEQAREYSDRLSYNVRDTKATQRNAGKWLGQAPYGLDVDPKTRKLKPGQADLWATVLRLFETIADGKSGRATAREMNAADTWASRPARGGQWSVSSIHRIIYNPAYQGWQVTNRKGVPGHAVEYRDAAGDRVSVVAEGVELVSQDLADRARRALAGHVMPIRGQGAKQGTARHLLTDLAECGGCGGAAPSTGRSHVCSWHTQGKLCPAPVSVSRPPLEEFVTRMWLARLTTADPAEDFKSSETVVTL
- the paaE gene encoding 1,2-phenylacetyl-CoA epoxidase subunit PaaE; the encoded protein is MAPRRAQFHPLRIAVLERLCDDAVAVTFEVPAELAEDFAFRAGQTLTLRQVSAEADERRSYSICSPVGGALRIAVREVPGGLFSEWLVRRAAVGDPVEVLPPSGAFTADLSVPARHVLVAAGSGITPMVSIAATVLAAHPEAAVTLLYGNRRSDTVMFADELADLKDRYLDRFELVHVLSREARDAELLSGRLDTDRVKALLTALVDVPAVGHWWLCGPYGMVTEARELLGSLGVAPQAVHQELFHAEDEPVAERAEEELGAEGASEVTVVLDGRRSTLRLPRDRSVLDGAQHSRPDLPFACKGGVCGTCRAQVTEGEVVMRRNFALEEKELAAGYVLTCQARPVSDKVTVDYDA
- the paaD gene encoding 1,2-phenylacetyl-CoA epoxidase subunit PaaD, coding for MVSTLAAANAAGTANAAEIAGAVPDPELPMLTLADLGVLAGVEQTGEGEAGEAVTVWLTPTYSGCPAVAEMAADVDRRLRAAGFAEVRVRLRLDPPWSTDLITAAGRDKLAAAGIAPPSAGLLQLGRTRLIVDCPQCGSADTEELSRFGSTACKALWRCRACREPFERMKEI
- the paaC gene encoding 1,2-phenylacetyl-CoA epoxidase subunit PaaC — translated: MTDDHVYLTLAEGDHEAEARWAYGTGFADPLLGVDTAVPPQLDGADLALYCQLLGDDALILAQRLIEWCTRAPELEEEVALANLGLDLLGQARLLLTRAGQADGTGRTEDDFAYWRAEHEFRNVRLVELENGDFAHCVARLLLFATARRALYLRVAQGPDPVLAAVAARGVKELAYHQEYARAWTLRLGGGTEYSAQRMQAGLDALWPLLDELFTAHEVELRLGLDPAELREAVLAELAEVLAEAGLIVPAVGPLARIGGRAGREGVHTEALGLLLAELQCVAREHPGATW
- the paaB gene encoding 1,2-phenylacetyl-CoA epoxidase subunit PaaB, coding for MSDHSWPLYEVFVRPRRGLNHVHVGSLHAPDDRMALLAARDLYTRRNEGVSLWVVRSDAITASTPDERDPFFEPSGDKVYRHPTFYDIPEDVPHI
- the paaA gene encoding 1,2-phenylacetyl-CoA epoxidase subunit PaaA → MVAVQAAGAAEPGVPAEPAERFEAVIAAEQRIEPRDWMPDAYRATLIRQIAQHAHSEIIGMQPEGNWLTRAPSLRRKAILLAKAQDEAGHGLYLYAAAETLGVDRAELTEKLISGRQKYSSIFNYPTLNFADVGVIGWLVDGAAICNQVPLCRCSYGPYARAMVRVCKEESFHQRQGYELLMTLMRGTEGQRRMVQDAVDRWWWPSLMMFGPPDDDSPNTAQSMAWRIKRHTNDELRQRFVDMTMPQAEHLGVTLPDPELRWNEQRGGWDFGEPDWSELMRVIKGQGPCNAERVDRRRAAHEDGAWVREAATAYAAKQRTAHAAEQEESDV